A single genomic interval of Bacillus sp. es.036 harbors:
- a CDS encoding FAD-binding oxidoreductase codes for MDELLMEGPLTKLANRFGNITPHILYPETEDEVAMILQEANRNGKKLAIVSGGTKLGYGGTKPDYDFTLSLKKLTGIVEHTAGDMTVTVKPGTTMQNLQQFLRQHNQMVPLDPAHSSASTIGGVVSANESGPKRLKYGAARDHVIGMRIVYPDGKIIRTGGKVVKNVAGYDMNKLFIGAMGTLGVITEITLKLRPLPKHSSTVTLSVQEDALNDLKSFIIQIQDSTIEPVSLELINPMLSKSLFHKDEYHLIIALEDVKKAVLFQEDWIDENKPTEAMMNVLEQPEDFWTIFNELKPNSQNDFHDTNSGVMKVGTTNMGVFPLLQECDRLNHEGNVQILAHAGVGHGLSTIIVSGLPENVVQWISYIQAFSEKHGGYGIVKHLPFELREQLEVWGQQKGSFSLMRGIKQKIDPKNTLNEQRFIGGI; via the coding sequence TTGGACGAACTGCTGATGGAAGGCCCGTTGACCAAATTGGCAAACCGATTTGGCAATATTACGCCTCATATACTATATCCAGAGACGGAAGACGAAGTTGCAATGATTTTACAAGAAGCAAATAGAAACGGAAAGAAGCTCGCTATTGTAAGTGGTGGAACTAAACTGGGATACGGAGGGACAAAGCCTGATTACGACTTTACTCTTTCTCTAAAGAAATTAACCGGTATTGTTGAACATACAGCAGGAGATATGACAGTAACAGTAAAACCTGGTACTACCATGCAGAACCTCCAACAATTTTTGAGGCAACATAATCAGATGGTCCCATTAGACCCAGCTCACTCATCAGCTTCCACTATTGGTGGGGTCGTTAGTGCTAATGAAAGTGGACCTAAACGCTTGAAATACGGGGCTGCACGTGATCACGTAATTGGCATGCGTATTGTTTATCCTGATGGCAAAATAATTCGTACAGGCGGAAAAGTTGTAAAAAACGTGGCCGGCTATGATATGAACAAATTGTTTATTGGCGCGATGGGAACTCTCGGAGTCATTACAGAAATCACATTAAAGTTACGTCCACTTCCAAAACACTCAAGTACCGTCACGTTAAGTGTACAAGAGGATGCACTTAATGATTTAAAATCATTCATTATACAAATTCAGGACTCTACGATTGAACCTGTTTCTCTTGAACTTATTAACCCAATGCTATCCAAGAGTTTATTTCATAAAGATGAGTATCACTTAATAATCGCACTTGAAGATGTTAAAAAAGCTGTCCTTTTTCAAGAAGATTGGATTGATGAAAACAAACCAACAGAAGCAATGATGAACGTTTTAGAACAGCCTGAAGACTTCTGGACAATATTTAATGAGCTAAAACCAAACAGTCAAAACGATTTTCATGATACGAATTCTGGTGTTATGAAAGTCGGAACAACCAATATGGGAGTATTCCCACTACTTCAGGAATGCGATCGATTGAATCATGAAGGTAACGTGCAGATTCTTGCACACGCAGGAGTTGGACATGGTCTTAGTACAATTATCGTCTCAGGGCTCCCTGAAAACGTCGTTCAATGGATTAGCTACATCCAGGCATTTTCTGAGAAACATGGTGGGTACGGTATAGTAAAACATCTTCCTTTCGAACTTCGGGAACAGTTGGAAGTCTGGGGACAGCAAAAAGGTTCTTTCTCTTTAATGAGAGGAATAAAACAGAAGATTGATCCCAAAAACACGCTGAATGAACAGCGTTTTATAGGAGGGATATAG
- a CDS encoding (Fe-S)-binding protein translates to MSLREKELMKNSPPCSSNSLSNYLWEDHPDEEKWADCVHCGMCLESCPTYLETGQEQHSPRGRVHLIKSVAEGKLEVNEQFMDPVFQCLDCRACTTACPADVDVGGLIEEARGQVRQAMPLKGVKRAVSSFFLKGIFPHQSRLQAAGGLLKFYQKSGIQKAVRSTGVLGLMPDHLVEMEAVMPEIHQSTHQKYKNVDIIPAKGNSKAQVAMLKGCIMDVMFSDINQSTINVLTHNGNDVVLPKNQTCCGALHIHAGDRETGKKLAKQNIEAFQDAEKVVVNAAGCGCALKEYPELFRHDPEWKAKAEVFSKKVEDISKYLYDTGYEKPLSAINKRITYHDACHLAHGQGVRHEPRQLLKDIPGVDYVEQPNADTCCGSAGIYNITNPEMASAVLERKMENVPSDVEMISMGNPGCMLQMAMGVQKYGRGGKIVHTVQLLDWAYQEDEMKGVKDGVIVEKEETNNRP, encoded by the coding sequence ATGAGTTTAAGAGAAAAAGAACTAATGAAGAACTCACCCCCTTGTTCATCTAACAGTTTAAGTAATTACCTGTGGGAGGACCATCCTGATGAGGAAAAGTGGGCAGACTGTGTACATTGTGGCATGTGTCTTGAATCATGTCCAACCTATTTAGAGACAGGGCAGGAACAACATTCACCACGAGGACGCGTTCATCTTATTAAATCTGTCGCTGAAGGAAAGCTTGAAGTAAATGAACAATTTATGGATCCCGTATTTCAGTGCCTGGATTGTCGTGCATGTACAACTGCATGCCCTGCAGATGTTGATGTCGGTGGGTTGATTGAAGAAGCACGTGGTCAGGTAAGGCAGGCAATGCCTTTAAAAGGAGTAAAGCGAGCCGTCAGTAGCTTCTTCTTAAAAGGTATATTTCCTCATCAAAGTCGTCTCCAAGCAGCTGGCGGATTATTAAAATTCTATCAAAAGAGCGGGATTCAAAAAGCGGTTCGATCGACTGGAGTCCTCGGTCTTATGCCTGATCATCTTGTAGAAATGGAAGCAGTTATGCCGGAGATTCATCAATCGACCCATCAAAAGTATAAAAATGTTGATATTATCCCTGCAAAAGGAAATTCGAAAGCACAAGTTGCAATGTTGAAGGGATGTATCATGGACGTGATGTTTAGTGATATTAACCAATCAACCATCAACGTACTTACGCATAACGGAAATGATGTTGTTCTTCCTAAAAATCAGACGTGTTGCGGTGCTTTGCACATCCACGCAGGTGACCGAGAAACCGGAAAGAAACTTGCCAAACAAAACATTGAAGCATTTCAAGATGCAGAAAAAGTCGTGGTTAATGCAGCAGGATGTGGATGTGCATTGAAGGAGTACCCGGAGCTTTTCCGACATGATCCAGAATGGAAAGCAAAAGCAGAAGTTTTTTCTAAGAAGGTGGAGGATATTTCAAAATATCTCTATGATACAGGATATGAGAAACCGCTAAGTGCAATCAACAAACGGATTACCTATCACGATGCCTGTCACCTTGCACATGGTCAGGGCGTTCGTCATGAACCAAGGCAGCTATTAAAAGATATCCCGGGTGTTGATTATGTTGAACAGCCAAATGCAGATACCTGTTGCGGCAGTGCCGGAATCTATAATATTACAAATCCCGAAATGGCTTCCGCTGTTCTAGAACGAAAAATGGAAAATGTACCTAGCGACGTTGAGATGATTTCGATGGGGAATCCGGGATGTATGCTTCAAATGGCAATGGGGGTTCAGAAATACGGCCGTGGCGGAAAAATAGTACACACCGTTCAGTTACTTGATTGGGCCTATCAAGAAGATGAAATGAAAGGAGTGAAAGATGGTGTTATTGTCGAGAAAGAAGAAACCAACAATAGACCATGA
- a CDS encoding L-lactate permease — MSTGLLAILSLLPIAAVGIFLVGLRWPASKAMPVSYIVAVVLALFVWKVPGATVAAASVNGLVVAATLLYIIFGAILLLNTLQESGGIKTIREGFIGISPDRRIQVIIIAWLFGSFIEGSAGFGTPAAVAVPLLVGLGFPAMAAVIAGMVIQSTPVSFGAVGTPILVGVQSGLTADASITNDFLALVTMVGGRVAILHAIVGTLIPLFVVALMTRFFGKNKSFREGIKVWKFALFAAFAMTIPYVIVANVLGPEFPSMIGGLVGLAIVVTAAKKGFLMPPANEQWDFDDKENWDPSWSGSIEIKDIAHKSGHMSMVRAWTPYILVGLLLVATRLKALPLIDWFQAWTVSIPNIFGTQISSSFQPLYLPGTIFILVSLITFVIHQMNTTAYVRAWKHSGKTMIAASTALVFTVPMVQVFLNSGGGGAGFDKMPLELANGVAALTGDFWPLFASFIGGIGAFIAGSNTVSNMMFSLFQYDVGAQIGVDATWIVALQAVGGAAGNMICVHNVVAASAVVGLVGKEGDVIRKTLIPFVYYATMAGALGYSIVWTSEKGIFNLGTILTTLIGAAAIYIIATNHSKSTAITVDNNPYKSIK, encoded by the coding sequence ATGAGTACAGGATTATTAGCAATTCTTTCGTTACTCCCGATTGCTGCAGTAGGAATTTTCCTTGTTGGGTTACGATGGCCAGCAAGTAAAGCGATGCCAGTATCATACATCGTCGCAGTTGTACTAGCTCTATTCGTATGGAAAGTTCCGGGCGCTACTGTTGCCGCAGCATCGGTAAATGGGTTAGTTGTTGCCGCTACTTTGTTATATATCATCTTCGGAGCCATTTTACTCTTAAATACACTACAAGAAAGTGGTGGAATAAAAACGATTCGAGAGGGCTTTATTGGTATTTCACCTGACCGTCGCATTCAAGTCATCATCATTGCATGGTTATTTGGCTCATTTATTGAAGGATCTGCTGGTTTTGGTACCCCGGCAGCAGTAGCTGTGCCGCTTCTTGTCGGTCTCGGATTTCCTGCTATGGCTGCCGTTATTGCAGGTATGGTGATCCAAAGCACACCTGTTTCATTTGGTGCAGTTGGAACGCCAATTCTTGTCGGTGTTCAATCTGGTCTTACTGCTGACGCTAGCATCACGAACGATTTCCTTGCTCTTGTAACAATGGTAGGAGGGCGAGTCGCCATTCTTCATGCTATCGTAGGTACACTTATCCCTTTATTTGTTGTAGCACTTATGACTCGTTTCTTTGGTAAAAACAAATCATTTCGGGAAGGGATTAAAGTCTGGAAATTTGCTTTGTTTGCTGCTTTCGCTATGACGATTCCATACGTTATAGTCGCAAATGTCTTAGGTCCAGAATTCCCATCAATGATAGGGGGGTTAGTTGGACTCGCTATTGTGGTCACAGCTGCGAAAAAAGGATTTCTCATGCCACCTGCAAATGAACAATGGGATTTTGATGATAAAGAAAACTGGGATCCTTCCTGGTCAGGAAGCATTGAAATTAAAGATATTGCTCATAAAAGTGGACATATGTCGATGGTCCGCGCGTGGACACCATATATTCTAGTTGGTTTACTTCTTGTAGCAACCAGATTGAAAGCGCTACCATTAATCGATTGGTTTCAAGCTTGGACGGTTTCAATACCTAATATTTTTGGTACTCAGATTTCGTCAAGCTTTCAGCCGCTTTACTTACCAGGCACGATTTTTATACTTGTCTCACTAATCACTTTTGTCATTCATCAAATGAATACGACTGCTTATGTTCGAGCATGGAAACACTCTGGTAAAACGATGATCGCTGCTTCAACTGCACTCGTCTTTACTGTTCCTATGGTTCAAGTATTCTTGAATTCCGGTGGTGGAGGGGCAGGATTTGATAAAATGCCGCTAGAACTCGCTAACGGTGTTGCAGCTCTAACAGGAGATTTTTGGCCTCTTTTTGCTTCATTCATCGGTGGTATTGGCGCATTTATTGCCGGTAGCAATACGGTCAGTAATATGATGTTTTCCCTATTCCAATATGATGTTGGAGCTCAAATAGGTGTAGATGCAACGTGGATTGTCGCTCTCCAAGCTGTAGGGGGCGCAGCAGGGAACATGATCTGTGTTCATAACGTAGTTGCTGCTTCTGCAGTCGTAGGACTAGTAGGTAAAGAAGGGGACGTTATTCGAAAAACGCTTATCCCATTTGTTTATTATGCAACGATGGCTGGTGCACTCGGTTATTCAATTGTGTGGACTTCTGAAAAGGGAATATTTAATCTCGGAACGATACTCACCACCCTTATTGGAGCTGCAGCGATTTATATCATTGCAACGAATCACTCTAAAAGTACCGCTATTACCGTTGATAATAACCCTTATAAATCCATTAAATAA
- a CDS encoding nucleobase:cation symporter-2 family protein: protein MNLFKYTSLGIQHVLAMYAGAVVVPLIVGGALGLSGRDLTYLVSIDIFMCGIATILQVWKNRFFGIGLPVVLGCTFTAVGPMIAIGGKYGITAIYGAILAAGIFVILISPVFSKLIAFFPPVVTGSVVTVIGITLIPVAMGNMAGGEGAGDYGSLQNISLALGTLLFIIVLTKLSNGFVRSIAILIGLVVGTIVASFMGLVDLAPVKDASWFHLIEPLHFGVPTFELTAILTMILVVLVSLVESTGVYFALSDICEQEISEQDVKKGYRAEGIAIVLGALFNAFPYTTYSQNVGLIQLSGIKKKQVIYLVGGMLVVLGLVPKIGAVTTIIPAPVLGAAMLVMFGMVMAYGIKMLTRVDFNSQENLFIIACSIGIGLGVTAAPSVFEQLPASIQILTDNGIVAGSVMAILLNLVFHASSIRKPEKESLIESKAS from the coding sequence ATGAATCTATTTAAATACACTTCTCTAGGTATTCAACATGTTCTCGCCATGTATGCGGGTGCTGTTGTTGTTCCTCTAATTGTTGGAGGCGCACTTGGGCTAAGTGGACGTGACCTAACTTATCTTGTTTCAATCGATATCTTTATGTGTGGAATCGCGACTATTTTACAAGTTTGGAAGAACCGTTTCTTTGGCATTGGCTTACCGGTAGTTCTTGGTTGTACGTTTACTGCAGTCGGACCAATGATTGCAATTGGTGGAAAATACGGGATAACAGCTATCTATGGAGCTATTTTAGCAGCGGGAATATTTGTTATCCTGATTTCCCCTGTGTTTAGTAAATTAATCGCATTCTTCCCTCCAGTTGTAACCGGATCAGTCGTTACCGTTATTGGGATAACTCTTATTCCTGTTGCGATGGGAAATATGGCAGGTGGAGAAGGTGCTGGAGACTATGGTTCTTTGCAAAACATTTCGCTTGCACTAGGGACGCTACTTTTCATTATTGTGTTAACAAAGTTATCAAATGGATTTGTTCGATCTATCGCCATATTAATAGGTCTTGTGGTAGGTACGATTGTAGCCAGTTTCATGGGTTTAGTTGATCTAGCTCCTGTTAAAGATGCTTCCTGGTTTCACCTTATTGAACCTCTTCATTTTGGTGTGCCGACCTTCGAACTTACAGCTATATTAACAATGATCCTTGTTGTTCTCGTAAGCCTCGTAGAATCTACAGGTGTTTACTTTGCTTTAAGTGACATTTGTGAACAGGAGATTTCAGAGCAAGATGTGAAAAAGGGATACCGTGCTGAAGGTATTGCAATTGTTCTAGGGGCTTTGTTTAATGCGTTCCCTTATACTACATACTCCCAAAATGTGGGTTTGATCCAGCTTTCAGGTATTAAGAAAAAACAGGTCATCTACCTCGTTGGTGGAATGTTAGTTGTTCTTGGCCTTGTTCCAAAAATTGGAGCCGTTACTACAATTATTCCTGCACCGGTTCTTGGAGCAGCGATGCTTGTCATGTTTGGAATGGTGATGGCATATGGTATAAAAATGCTAACGCGAGTTGATTTTAACTCACAAGAAAACTTATTTATTATAGCCTGTTCAATTGGCATAGGTCTTGGTGTTACAGCTGCCCCTTCCGTGTTCGAACAGCTCCCAGCTAGCATTCAAATTCTTACTGACAATGGAATCGTCGCTGGAAGTGTAATGGCTATTCTGTTAAATCTCGTTTTTCATGCTTCATCTATAAGAAAGCCTGAAAAAGAATCATTGATTGAATCAAAAGCTTCATAG
- a CDS encoding FadR/GntR family transcriptional regulator has translation MEFKRISSQKISEKVEEQIVKLIKEGSYKEGDKLPSVRELCDSLDVGRSAVRDALTTLKGRGLVETRQGEGTFVTGFNPKRYFQHMLMPHQKELESLFQVREILETSIVKLAAVNRKEQDLIAMRKTLNHMSECQYDESGYHDCQFHMAIAKASGNSILQELLESISSTMAKSMADFHSLIASKPELIHDIHHQHELIMDMIVCEDASGANEAMLLHLSYVKKHMRKGFSIRSEFIETI, from the coding sequence TTGGAATTTAAGCGTATTTCTTCTCAAAAAATATCTGAGAAAGTTGAAGAACAAATAGTAAAACTAATTAAAGAAGGTAGTTACAAAGAGGGTGATAAGCTCCCCTCTGTGCGAGAGCTTTGTGATTCCCTTGATGTAGGTCGTTCAGCTGTACGTGATGCGCTGACAACACTAAAGGGGAGAGGATTAGTAGAAACAAGACAGGGTGAGGGAACGTTTGTGACAGGGTTCAATCCCAAACGTTATTTTCAACATATGTTGATGCCCCATCAGAAGGAATTGGAATCTCTCTTTCAAGTAAGAGAGATTTTAGAAACGAGCATTGTCAAATTAGCTGCAGTAAATCGGAAAGAACAGGATCTCATTGCCATGAGAAAAACACTCAATCACATGAGTGAATGTCAATATGATGAAAGCGGTTATCATGATTGTCAATTTCATATGGCAATTGCTAAGGCTTCAGGAAATAGCATTTTACAAGAATTACTAGAATCGATCTCATCCACAATGGCTAAATCAATGGCAGATTTCCATAGTTTAATTGCTTCAAAACCTGAACTGATTCATGACATCCATCATCAGCACGAATTAATCATGGATATGATCGTTTGTGAAGATGCTTCAGGTGCAAACGAAGCCATGTTACTTCACCTATCCTATGTAAAAAAGCATATGAGAAAAGGATTTTCGATTCGCTCTGAATTTATTGAAACAATTTGA
- a CDS encoding fumarylacetoacetate hydrolase family protein: MKFGRFNYKDKIQFGVIEKNNVTVIEGNPLTNWSYTSEKVSLDDIELLAPIAPKNIIGIGANYVDNKQSLPNQIPEMPVFFFKPATSVIGPSEQVIIPDQLHEIKFESELAVIIGKEAKNIDKENALDYVFGYTVGNDVTAPQFFHENGHWTLGKSFDTFTPLGPVIETELDPYDIHVTAKVNGDLKQNSPTEWMIVPIKEMIAYLSTVMTLHPGDVILTGSPTGAHFVKDEDTVECFIEKIGSLTNTFKHASTRVHVSHK; encoded by the coding sequence ATGAAATTTGGTAGATTTAATTACAAGGATAAGATTCAATTTGGTGTAATCGAAAAGAATAATGTCACGGTAATTGAAGGAAACCCACTTACGAATTGGTCCTATACAAGTGAGAAAGTCTCATTAGATGACATTGAGCTACTTGCTCCAATTGCACCAAAGAACATTATAGGAATTGGGGCGAACTACGTCGATAATAAACAATCACTCCCCAATCAAATCCCTGAGATGCCAGTGTTTTTCTTCAAGCCAGCAACCTCAGTGATTGGACCTAGTGAACAGGTGATCATTCCAGATCAACTACACGAAATAAAATTCGAGTCTGAACTTGCGGTAATAATTGGGAAAGAAGCGAAGAATATCGACAAAGAAAACGCACTTGACTACGTTTTTGGCTACACTGTCGGAAACGATGTAACAGCACCTCAATTTTTCCATGAAAATGGTCACTGGACGCTTGGAAAATCTTTCGACACATTTACGCCGCTAGGACCCGTTATTGAAACAGAATTAGACCCTTATGACATTCACGTAACAGCAAAGGTAAACGGGGACTTGAAACAAAACAGTCCAACAGAGTGGATGATTGTTCCGATAAAAGAAATGATTGCTTATCTTTCAACGGTGATGACATTACATCCTGGTGACGTGATCCTTACAGGAAGTCCTACTGGAGCGCATTTTGTAAAAGACGAAGATACCGTTGAATGTTTTATCGAAAAAATCGGTTCTCTAACGAATACGTTCAAGCATGCCTCTACTCGTGTTCACGTCTCCCACAAATAA
- a CDS encoding FAD-binding oxidoreductase — protein sequence MVLLSRKKKPTIDHDILALSKIVGTKSILHHKEDLLSYDCDGFTIHKAMPKAVIFPKNTEEVSAAVKYCASHNIPFLARGAGTGLSGGAIPLNNEVIISLVKMKNLLSVDYENRKAVVQPGFVNLKLTNSISHKGYYYAPDPSSQYVCTIGGNVAENAGGAHCLKYGVTTNHILGLEVVLPDGEVIEISANGVLDTPGYDILGILTGSEGTLGIVTKITVRILKNPESKKTVLAYFERVEDGSHAVSDIISAGIIPAALEMMDQTAIEGVEAGAFPVGHPSDIEALLLIEVDGIAEGIAEQIEQILSVCENHHVRDVKVARDEEERGRWWANRKTGFGAMGAISPDYLVQDGVIPRSKLPEVLKEIRNISKEYNLRIANIFHAGDGNLHPLILFDSRIEGETEKALLAGTACLKACADAGGSITGEHGVGIEKKEEMRFIFSDEELEAQTSIRDVFNPNNLLNQGKLFPTPSRCMDIKKVVNETSLTKST from the coding sequence ATGGTGTTATTGTCGAGAAAGAAGAAACCAACAATAGACCATGACATTCTTGCTCTCTCGAAAATTGTAGGGACCAAATCCATTCTACATCATAAAGAAGATCTATTATCCTACGATTGTGATGGATTTACGATTCATAAAGCGATGCCTAAAGCTGTGATTTTCCCTAAAAACACAGAGGAAGTATCAGCTGCTGTTAAGTATTGTGCTAGTCATAACATCCCTTTTCTCGCTCGCGGTGCTGGAACGGGATTAAGTGGAGGAGCGATTCCCCTAAATAATGAAGTTATCATCAGCCTTGTGAAAATGAAGAATCTTTTAAGTGTCGATTATGAAAACAGAAAGGCAGTGGTTCAGCCTGGATTTGTGAACTTAAAACTAACAAACTCCATTTCTCATAAAGGGTATTACTATGCACCAGATCCTTCTAGTCAATACGTTTGTACAATTGGAGGAAATGTAGCTGAGAATGCTGGTGGGGCGCACTGTCTGAAATACGGAGTGACTACGAATCATATTCTCGGTCTTGAGGTTGTGCTTCCAGATGGAGAAGTGATTGAAATCAGCGCTAACGGTGTCCTTGATACTCCCGGATACGATATTCTCGGAATCCTAACAGGGTCAGAAGGCACATTAGGGATTGTCACAAAAATCACCGTCCGAATTCTCAAAAACCCGGAATCAAAGAAAACTGTTCTGGCTTATTTTGAACGAGTGGAAGATGGAAGCCATGCTGTTTCTGACATTATTTCAGCAGGTATAATACCTGCTGCGCTCGAAATGATGGACCAAACCGCGATTGAAGGAGTAGAAGCAGGGGCTTTTCCCGTTGGACACCCCTCTGATATTGAAGCTCTTTTATTAATAGAAGTAGATGGGATCGCTGAAGGGATTGCTGAACAAATTGAACAAATCTTGTCTGTTTGTGAGAATCATCATGTACGTGACGTCAAAGTAGCACGTGATGAGGAGGAACGCGGCCGCTGGTGGGCAAATCGAAAGACAGGATTTGGAGCGATGGGAGCCATTTCACCAGATTACCTTGTTCAAGACGGTGTTATTCCAAGAAGTAAACTTCCTGAAGTCCTTAAAGAAATAAGGAATATAAGCAAGGAGTACAACCTTCGAATAGCGAATATTTTCCACGCAGGCGATGGCAATTTGCATCCGCTTATCCTGTTTGATTCTAGAATTGAAGGAGAAACAGAAAAAGCATTACTTGCGGGTACAGCATGCCTGAAAGCCTGTGCAGATGCAGGAGGATCCATTACAGGTGAGCATGGGGTTGGAATAGAGAAAAAAGAAGAAATGCGATTTATTTTTAGCGATGAAGAACTTGAAGCTCAAACTTCCATCAGAGACGTATTTAATCCCAATAACTTATTGAATCAAGGAAAGCTTTTCCCAACTCCAAGCAGATGTATGGATATTAAAAAGGTGGTCAATGAAACTTCACTTACAAAATCAACATAA
- a CDS encoding malate synthase G — translation MEKYTKIGSLQVATELYNFINSDVIPGTDVSSDQFWNGFGEIVKDLSPKNKRLLSIREELQQKINEWHQANPKYSFEEYKTFLTKLNYIEKQTDEFTITTTNVDDEIAVQAGPQLVVPVNNGRYAINAANARWGSLYDALYGTDAISDENGADKAGNYNPVRGQKVIAYAKRFLDSAVPLKERSYSDIKRFSIEQGMLKVHFSDNNESVLLNWDQFAGYQGNENNPDAILLKNNDIHLEIQIDPSNPIGKTDPAGIKDVYVESAITTIMDFEDSVAAVDAEDKVLVYRNFLGLIKGDLVASFSKGKKTISRTLNPDREYVSPDGKEFSLRGRSLMFARNVGHLMTTNAVLDQSNSEVPEGILDTVITGLIAKHDILKNGNYQNSSKGSIYIVKPKMHGSEEVAFANELFNRTEDLLALKRNTMKIGVMDEERRTTLNLQNCIREVKERVVFINTGFLDRTGDEIHTSMEAGPVIRKNEMKNATWLQSYEKSNVQQGLKTGFSGVGQIGKGMWAMPDLMADMLAQKGSQLQAGANTAWVPSPTAATLHALHYHEADVPNIQSELAKTKSTYQDDILQVPIEDKNWSKQEIQEELDNNAQGILGYVVRWVEHGVGCSKVPDIRNIELMEDRATLRISSQHMANWLHHGICTEEQVLETMKRMAKVVDEQNASDHDYRAMAANYKDSVAFQAACDLVFKGLEQPSGYTEPILHKRRQEAKAKLYANK, via the coding sequence ATGGAAAAGTATACGAAGATCGGCTCTTTACAAGTAGCCACTGAACTCTATAACTTTATTAATTCCGATGTTATTCCAGGTACAGACGTTTCAAGTGATCAATTCTGGAATGGATTCGGTGAAATTGTGAAAGACCTCTCTCCTAAAAATAAAAGACTACTTTCAATTCGTGAGGAACTTCAACAAAAAATCAACGAATGGCATCAAGCAAATCCTAAGTACAGTTTCGAGGAGTACAAAACGTTTTTAACAAAATTAAATTATATTGAGAAGCAAACGGATGAATTTACGATAACCACCACAAATGTGGACGATGAAATAGCTGTTCAGGCTGGACCACAACTAGTTGTGCCAGTAAACAATGGACGTTACGCAATTAACGCTGCGAACGCAAGATGGGGAAGCCTTTATGACGCATTATATGGAACAGACGCCATTAGCGACGAAAACGGAGCAGACAAAGCTGGCAACTATAATCCAGTTCGTGGACAAAAAGTAATTGCGTATGCAAAACGTTTTCTTGATTCAGCAGTCCCATTAAAAGAACGAAGCTATTCCGATATAAAGCGTTTTTCGATAGAGCAAGGAATGCTCAAAGTGCACTTTTCGGACAATAATGAGAGCGTTTTATTAAATTGGGATCAATTCGCCGGGTATCAAGGTAATGAAAATAATCCCGATGCCATTCTATTGAAAAACAATGATATTCACCTTGAAATTCAAATTGATCCATCCAATCCAATCGGCAAAACGGATCCTGCAGGCATTAAAGATGTATATGTAGAGTCTGCTATTACAACGATTATGGATTTTGAAGATTCAGTTGCTGCAGTAGATGCCGAGGATAAAGTACTTGTATATCGAAACTTTCTCGGCCTAATCAAAGGAGACCTTGTTGCATCCTTTTCAAAAGGAAAAAAAACGATATCACGAACACTGAATCCTGATCGTGAATATGTCTCCCCAGATGGTAAAGAATTCTCACTTCGTGGCCGCTCACTCATGTTTGCCCGTAATGTTGGTCACTTAATGACAACAAATGCCGTACTCGATCAATCAAACAGCGAAGTTCCAGAGGGTATCCTGGATACAGTCATTACAGGACTTATCGCAAAGCACGACATTCTCAAGAATGGCAACTATCAAAATTCATCTAAAGGTTCAATTTATATCGTAAAACCTAAAATGCATGGTTCAGAAGAAGTAGCTTTTGCTAATGAATTATTTAATCGAACAGAAGATCTACTTGCATTAAAGCGAAACACAATGAAAATAGGCGTAATGGATGAAGAACGTCGCACAACCCTCAACCTTCAAAACTGTATTCGAGAAGTGAAGGAACGCGTTGTCTTTATTAATACTGGTTTCCTAGACCGTACAGGGGATGAAATTCATACTTCGATGGAAGCAGGTCCTGTTATCCGTAAAAATGAAATGAAGAACGCCACTTGGTTACAAAGCTATGAGAAATCAAATGTGCAACAGGGGTTGAAAACAGGCTTTTCCGGTGTAGGACAAATCGGGAAAGGGATGTGGGCTATGCCAGACTTGATGGCAGACATGTTAGCGCAGAAAGGAAGCCAATTACAAGCAGGAGCGAATACGGCTTGGGTACCTTCACCAACTGCAGCTACCCTTCATGCCCTTCACTACCATGAAGCCGATGTTCCTAATATCCAAAGTGAATTAGCAAAGACCAAATCAACCTATCAAGATGACATTCTTCAAGTACCAATCGAAGATAAGAACTGGAGTAAACAAGAGATTCAAGAAGAGCTTGATAATAATGCTCAGGGCATTCTTGGGTACGTGGTTCGCTGGGTCGAGCATGGTGTAGGTTGTTCAAAAGTGCCGGACATTCGAAACATTGAACTTATGGAAGATCGCGCAACCCTTCGTATCTCAAGTCAACATATGGCGAATTGGCTACATCATGGCATTTGTACAGAAGAACAGGTATTAGAAACAATGAAACGAATGGCCAAAGTTGTAGACGAACAAAATGCAAGTGACCACGATTATCGTGCCATGGCTGCAAATTACAAAGATTCTGTTGCATTTCAAGCGGCTTGCGACCTGGTTTTTAAAGGATTGGAGCAGCCAAGCGGATATACAGAACCTATTTTGCATAAACGTCGACAAGAAGCAAAAGCAAAGTTGTATGCCAATAAGTAA